One Coregonus clupeaformis isolate EN_2021a chromosome 33, ASM2061545v1, whole genome shotgun sequence DNA window includes the following coding sequences:
- the LOC121548891 gene encoding zinc transporter 2-like, which produces MDTTVNSEINSEKSHLVSEKNAKMYSLKSSFPDSKEDYPNFPFENGDVTGAMKLKKQPVGAHCHGNKAVSEENHDKLLAKKKLYIASIVCLIFMIGEVIGGYLAHSLAIMTDAAHLLTDFGSMMVSLFSLWISSRPPTKTMTFGWHRSEILGALVSVMSIWIVTGVLVYLAIERIVRNDYEINSQAMLITSGCAVIVNIIMAYILHHSTTFHAQGSGYQQIDENGQSPVGHSHSHVGHGHSHALLGHGHGNTSVRAAFIHVLGDLLQSVGVLVAAIVIFFRPEYKVADPICTFLFSVFVLGTTITILRDVFRILMEGAPKGIEFDSVKEVLLSLKMVKAMHNLRLWALTAGQTLVSVHVAIEENADPQSVLKEATEILQTKFGFYSTTIQVELYSDDMAYCTHCQDPMD; this is translated from the exons ATGGATACCACTGTGAATTCAGAAATAAATTCAGAGAAATCTCACCTCGTTAGCGAGAAGAATGCCAAAATGTATTCACTGAAAAG TTCCTTTCCAGACTCCAAAGAAGACTATCCCAACTTCCCGTTTGAAAACGGAGATGTGACTGGTGCCATGAAGCTGAAGAAGCAGCCTGTTGGTGCCCATTGCCATGGTAACAAAGCAGTGAGTGAGGAGAACCATGACAAGCTGCTGGCTAAGAAGAAGCTGTACATCGCCTCCATTGTGTGCCTCATCTTCATGATCGGAGAGGTCATAG GGGGCTACCTGGCGCACAGTTTGGCCATCATGACAGATGCAGCTCACCTCCTGACTGACTTTGGCAGCATGATGGTCAGTCTCTTCTCCCTGTGGATCTCCTCCAGACCGCCCACCAAAACCATGACCTTTGGGTGGCACCGCTCAG AGATCCTAGGAGCCCTGGTGTCAGTGATGTCCATCTGGATAGTGACTGGGGTGCTGGTGTACCTGGCCATCGAGAGGATAGTCAGGAACGACTATGAGATCAACAGTCAAGCGATGCTCATCACCTCTGGCTGTGCCGTCATAGTAAACATCAT CATGGCGTACATCCTCCACCACTCTACCACCTTCCATGCCCAAGGCTCAGGCTACCAGCAGATAGACGAGAATGGGCAGAGCCCTGTGGGTCACAGCCACTCCCATGTGGGTCACGGCCACTCCCATGCCCTTCTGGGTCATGGCCATGGCAACACCAGTGTGAGAGCAGCCTTCATTCATGTGTTGGGAGACCTCCTACAGAGTGTTGGGGTCCTAGTGGCTGCCATTGTCATCTTCTTCAGG CCTGAATACAAAGTAGCAGATCCCATTTGTACTTTCCTCTTCTCCGTGTTTGTCCTGGGGACCACGATCACCATCCTCAGGGATGTCTTCAGGATACTCATGGAAG GGGCTCCTAAGGGAATAGAGTTTGACTCAGTGAAAGAGGTGTTGCTGTCTCTGAAGATGGTGAAGGCTATGCACAACCTGCGCCTGTGGGCCCTGACGGCAGGACAAACCCTGGTCTCTGTCCACGTAGCCATCG AGGAGAATGCTGATCCCCAGAGTGTCCTTAAGGAGGCTACAGAGATCCTCCAAACCAAGTTTGGTTTCTACAGCACCACcatccaggtggagctctactcTGACGACATGGCCTACTGCACACACTGCCAGGACCCTATGGACTAA